A stretch of DNA from Streptomyces gobiensis:
GACGGGCTCGCCGAGCAGCCCGCCCGCTTTGTTGATCTCCTTGAGGGCCAGCCGGGCTCCGGCGTAGGCGGGTATATAGGCGGCGGCGAGCGGGCCGGTCTTCGGCTGGATCCAGCCGAGCTTGGCCTGTTCGGCGTCTCCTGGGGTGCTTCCGGAGCCGGTGCCGCCGCAGGCGGTCAGGGCCGGAAGCGCGCCCAGACCCACTCCGGCGGCCAGTCCCAGCCGGCCCGTGTGCCACAGGAGGTCGCGACGTGACAGTTCCATGGTGGTCTCTCTTCTTGCTAGAGGCGTGCTTCTGTGTCAGAGGCGTGCGCCGCCGGAGACATGGAGGGTTTCTCCGGTGATGTACGAGGCGTCGTCGGAGAGGAGGAAGGAGATCGCGCCCGCGATCTCCTCCGGCTCGGCGTACCGGCGCAGTGGGATCTGCCGGAGCATGGCCATACGCAGCGGGACGTCGTCCTTGCCCGGCTCGGCGGTCAGCCGGGTTTCGACCATTCCGGGGGCGACACAGTTGACCTGGATGCCATGCCGGGCGAGGTCCAGGGCCGCTCCGCGGGTCAGTGAGACCACGCCGCCCTTGCTCGCCACATAAGCGATCTGCTGGGTCATGCCCTTGTAGGACAGCGAAGAGACATTGACGACCGCGCCGGGCCTGCCTCGCTCGATACGTCCCTGCGCGAACCGTTTGAGGCAGAGATAGGCGCTGGTCAGATTGGTGTCCAGCGTCCGCGCCCAGGTCGCGTCGGAGAAGTCGGGCAGCGGCTCCCGGCAGACGATGCCAGCGTTGTTGACCAGCAGTTCAACTCCGCCGAACCGTGCTTCGAGGTGGTCGAACATCTCCGTCACCTGGGCGGCATCGGTGACATCCGCTGGCTCGGCGTACGCGGTGAGACCTTCCGTCCGCCACTCCGCGCAGAGCTTTTCGGCTCCGCCACCGGGCAGATCGTTCACGATGACCGTTGCGCCTTCGGCGGCGAGCCGGTGGGCCGTGGCCGCGCCAATACCGCGCGCGGCCCCGGTCACCAGCGCCACCTCTCCAGCGAAGCGGGCGGGAGCAGGAGGCATCGGAGGAATCTCCTCTGAGTGTTCGTCCATTTGTTGAGAGTCAGCAGCTGTCGAGGGTCAGCAGCGAGGCTCAAGGCCAGGGTTCGCGGGGCCGGTTCGTGCCAGGGCGTCCAGCGCCCACTGGAACATGACCCGGTCGTAGCCGATCCCGGCATGACCGCTGCGGTTGTCCGGACAGGCGTCCTGCAGCCGGACATTGGTGATCGAGGTGCTCGCGCCGTTCAGATAGCCGCTGGTGTACGGCACGACCGCCTGGTCCCAACGGGTGTTGATGGTGGTGTAGCTGACGCCGGACTCGATCTCCCGTCCGTGGTTGAGCTCGGTAAGGAACTCCGAGCCTTCGCTGAACTGGTAGCACGAGCGGCAGATCACATCTCCCAGCTCCGGTGGCAGCAGTGCGAAGAGGTTCCTGCTGCTGCCGTGATTGGGCGCCGCGAGCGCCACGAAGTTGTCGACGTCCCGCGCGCCGTCCTCGAAGCGCAGATACCACCGTGGCATCAGCCCGCCCTGGCTGTGCCCCAAGAGGTCCACTTTCGCGGCACCGGTCGCGGCCTTCACGCCGGTGACGAAGGTCTTGAGCTCCTTCGCGGAAACCTGCATCAGCGAGGTGCCGGGCAGACCGCCGCCCGACATCCCGTAGTTGAGCGCGAAGACGCAGAACCCGGCGCTGCTGAGCCGTGGGGATACATAGGACCAGTTGATCGCGGCGCGCAGGAAGAGACCGTGCACCAGCACTACGGGTTTGGGGTGCTCCGCGCTCGGTTTGCAATCCCAGTCGTTGGCTCCGGCCAGCATGGGGTCGGCGAGCTCCTTGGCCTTGGCGATGTCGTTCCGGGGGTCGGCCTGGGCCAGTGGAGCGCTCAGGATGGCGACCATGGTGAATCCGATGACGCACACCAGCCGTGGGATGAATCTGAACCGGCTGGTGAGTGGGGGGAATGGATGAGACACGTGCGGCTCTCCTTCATAGGGGGCCGGGCGGCGTCAATGCCCGGCGAACTGTGGGGGTCTCCCTTCGAGGAAGGCCCGGGGGCCTTCCGACGCGTCCTTGATCTCGGTGTGTGAGCGCACATGGAAGATGTCCTGAAGACGCAGGCCATACAGCACCGGCTGTCCCCAGGCCGCCTCCCGCAGCTCCTTGTAGTAACCGATGGATTTGGTCGGCCCGCTGGCCAGCCGGGCCGCCAGCCCGCTCAGCTCCGCGCTGAACCGCTCAGCGGGCACCACCTGGTGCACCAGACCGGTACGCTCCGCCTCCGCGGCGCCGACCAGCCGGCCGGTCAGGAACATCTCAGTGGCCCGGGCCGGTCCCACGACCCTGGGCAGCATGACCGCGTTCCCGAGATGACCGACCTGGACCAGACAGCTGCCGATCTTCGCCCGGTCGGAGGCCAGGCGGTAGTCGGCCGCGCAGGCGATCTCGGTGCCCGCTCCGGCCGCGGCGCCGTCGATCCCGGCGATCACCGGCTTGGGGCAGGTCACGATGGCTTCGCAGATCCGTAGATAGTGCCCGTCACCGGTGACCGCGTCGGCCGGTGTGTTCGTCCGTACGCCGTCCAGGAACTCCGAGACCGCCGCCAGGTCGTCGCCCGCGCAGAACGCCCCGCCGGACCCGGTGATCACCACACAGCGCACCGCCGGATCGGCCGCCGCCCGGACCAGCGCGGCGAGTAGCTGTTCGGAGAGCTCGCGGTCGAGGGCGTTGCGCTGGCCCGGCCGGTTGAGGGTCAGCGTCGCCACGCCGTCCCGTAGCTCGCGGTGGAGCACATCCGTCATGCGGTCCTGCCTTTCAGGCGTGGGTCCGGGTCTGGGGCTGGGTCTGGGCTGGTAGCACGGTGAGTTCAAGCCGTGAGGGCCGCTCCGTTCCGTGGTGGATGGTCTGCTCGGCGACCGCTGGGTCGCTCTCCTCTCCGATCGGGCCGTCGGTGTTGAGGTTCCGGTCGAACTGGGGGAAGTTGCTGCTGGTCACATGGGCCTGTAGCCGGTGTCCGGGGGCGAGCCGCCAGGCGGTGTGCCCCAGGTCGATGTCGAGCTCGTACACCCTCCCGGGCCGCAGCGGCCGTTCACTGCCCACGCCCTCGCGATACCGGGCCCGCAGGATGCCGTCGCAGATGAGCACCGCGCGGCCGTCCGGGAAGACATCGATGAGCTTGGCGGCGAAGTCGGTGTCCGGCGCGCTGCTTTCGGCGTACAGCCGCAGCCGTGCCGGGCCTACCAGATCGAGGGCCACCGGCAGCACATCAGAGGTGTAGCTGAGGACATCTGAGCGCTGCTCCAGATGGTTCTGCGCCAGCGGACCGGGCACCAGATCGCCCAGGTTGAGCAGCCGCCCGCCATGGCTCGGCACGGGGTCGGCCGGGTCGTAGCGATAGCGGGCGGGCGGCTCCTCCCGCTCCGGCGGCTGGCTGGAGAGCGTGCCGCCGTCCCGGAGATACCACTGCTGGGGCTGGACCTCAGGCGGCGGCCAGCTCGACGCCGTACGCCACTCTCCAGCACCCATCAGGAAGTACTGCACTGGCGGCGTATCCCGCTCGATGCCCCGCACATAGCGGTCGAAGAACGCCAGATGCCGCTGCGCGAGCCCGCCGTAGCGCGCGCCCGAGATCAGCCCGAAGTTCAGCTCGCCCTGTACGGGGAGCAGCGAGCCCAGATGCGCCCAGGGGCCCATGACGAGATGGTTGCTGCTGGAGCGGGCCGTCATATCCTGATAGAGCCCGATGGTGGCCGCACTGTAGACGTCGTACCAGCCGCTCACCGACAGGGTGGGCACCCGCACCGCGTCGAGCCGGCAGGCCGGTTTCATCTCGGCCTTGCCGGACAGCACATCGCGCAGCGGCAGGGGGAAGTCCGGAAGATGCAGGATGTCCGCCAGCGGCAGCTGCTCCATCGCACGCCGGGGACTGTGCGCGTACTCCGCGATCGCCGCCACGGTCTGCTGCGCCGGTGGTTTACCGGCCGTAAAGCGGCGTTGCAGCCAGTCGGCGGCCATCATCACCAGCCAGCCGACCAGATGGTCGAGGCGGATCGCGCCACCGCTGGCCTGGTCGTCATAGCCGCCGACCGTGCACATCGCCGGGGCGATGGCGCGCAGATGCGGGGGCTGTCGCATGGCGCCGACCCACTGCACGATCCCGAGATATGACGGCCCCACCATGCCGACGTTGCCGTCGCACCAGGGCTGGGCGGCGGTCCATTCGACGGTGTCGTAGGTGTCCAGGGCCTCTTGGTCCCACATGATGGGCTGCCAGGTTCCCCCGGAGGAGAAACGGCCCCGGGTGTCCTGGAGGACCACCGCGTAGCCAGCGGCCACCGCGTCCGCGGCGGGCAGCACATCCAGGGCTGTGATCCGGCGTTTGTCATAGGGGGCGCGATAGATCAGCGCGGGGGCGGGACGGTTACCGGCGGGCCGCCAGACGTCCGCGCGCAGGATGGCCCCGTCGCGCATGGGAGTGTCCACATCGCGTTCGATGGTCTCCCTGCGTACGCCCTGCTGAGGGACTTCGGGGGTGCTCATGAGCGACGGCTCCTCTCCGGCGTTTCGTCGAGGGTTTCGCGTTTGATCTCGATCCCGGCGCTGTGCCGGTCCCATGTCCCGGCGACGGCGCCCTCCTCGCGCAGCAGGTGCTTGCGCACCTTGGCGGTGGGGGTCTTGGGCAGTTCGTCGAGCACCCGGATATAGCGGGGCACCATGAAATGGGCCATCCGTGGGATCAGGAACCCGACCAGTTCACCGGGGTCGATGACGGTGCCGGGTACGGGCGAGACGAC
This window harbors:
- a CDS encoding SDR family NAD(P)-dependent oxidoreductase, with translation MPPAPARFAGEVALVTGAARGIGAATAHRLAAEGATVIVNDLPGGGAEKLCAEWRTEGLTAYAEPADVTDAAQVTEMFDHLEARFGGVELLVNNAGIVCREPLPDFSDATWARTLDTNLTSAYLCLKRFAQGRIERGRPGAVVNVSSLSYKGMTQQIAYVASKGGVVSLTRGAALDLARHGIQVNCVAPGMVETRLTAEPGKDDVPLRMAMLRQIPLRRYAEPEEIAGAISFLLSDDASYITGETLHVSGGARL
- a CDS encoding esterase/lipase family protein, with the translated sequence MSHPFPPLTSRFRFIPRLVCVIGFTMVAILSAPLAQADPRNDIAKAKELADPMLAGANDWDCKPSAEHPKPVVLVHGLFLRAAINWSYVSPRLSSAGFCVFALNYGMSGGGLPGTSLMQVSAKELKTFVTGVKAATGAAKVDLLGHSQGGLMPRWYLRFEDGARDVDNFVALAAPNHGSSRNLFALLPPELGDVICRSCYQFSEGSEFLTELNHGREIESGVSYTTINTRWDQAVVPYTSGYLNGASTSITNVRLQDACPDNRSGHAGIGYDRVMFQWALDALARTGPANPGLEPRC
- a CDS encoding enoyl-CoA hydratase/isomerase family protein — translated: MTDVLHRELRDGVATLTLNRPGQRNALDRELSEQLLAALVRAAADPAVRCVVITGSGGAFCAGDDLAAVSEFLDGVRTNTPADAVTGDGHYLRICEAIVTCPKPVIAGIDGAAAGAGTEIACAADYRLASDRAKIGSCLVQVGHLGNAVMLPRVVGPARATEMFLTGRLVGAAEAERTGLVHQVVPAERFSAELSGLAARLASGPTKSIGYYKELREAAWGQPVLYGLRLQDIFHVRSHTEIKDASEGPRAFLEGRPPQFAGH
- a CDS encoding CocE/NonD family hydrolase codes for the protein MSTPEVPQQGVRRETIERDVDTPMRDGAILRADVWRPAGNRPAPALIYRAPYDKRRITALDVLPAADAVAAGYAVVLQDTRGRFSSGGTWQPIMWDQEALDTYDTVEWTAAQPWCDGNVGMVGPSYLGIVQWVGAMRQPPHLRAIAPAMCTVGGYDDQASGGAIRLDHLVGWLVMMAADWLQRRFTAGKPPAQQTVAAIAEYAHSPRRAMEQLPLADILHLPDFPLPLRDVLSGKAEMKPACRLDAVRVPTLSVSGWYDVYSAATIGLYQDMTARSSSNHLVMGPWAHLGSLLPVQGELNFGLISGARYGGLAQRHLAFFDRYVRGIERDTPPVQYFLMGAGEWRTASSWPPPEVQPQQWYLRDGGTLSSQPPEREEPPARYRYDPADPVPSHGGRLLNLGDLVPGPLAQNHLEQRSDVLSYTSDVLPVALDLVGPARLRLYAESSAPDTDFAAKLIDVFPDGRAVLICDGILRARYREGVGSERPLRPGRVYELDIDLGHTAWRLAPGHRLQAHVTSSNFPQFDRNLNTDGPIGEESDPAVAEQTIHHGTERPSRLELTVLPAQTQPQTRTHA